One Arachis hypogaea cultivar Tifrunner chromosome 2, arahy.Tifrunner.gnm2.J5K5, whole genome shotgun sequence genomic window, ATTAGAGACGGTTTGTAGAAGGATATCTGTAACCTACAAATTAAAGAGCAACAAGGATAAGATTATAGCTGACCTATTTATAGAGGTACGTAATGGAAGAAAAAATCGATTCTAGGAGGATGTGTGGTTACAATGTGGATCTTTGAAATCTCGATTTCTGAGGCTCTTCTCAGTTTCAAACAAAAAAGGATATATCATAGGGGATTGTGGGGTTTGGAATGGGTTAGAATAGATTTGAAACTTCTAATGGAGGAGAGAGTTATATCAATAGAAATTGAAACTAGTGAATCAACCAAATCATACGTTAAGACCGATTAAACTAGCATATGGCAGAGAGGATAAAGTTATGAGAAAATTTGACAAAGAAGGTGTTTATTCTACTAACTCTTTCATGCAGATGTTATAGACGAAGACACTCCAGGAGAATATAACAAGCTATAGCTTTACTAAAATGTTTGGAAGGGGTTAGTTACACCGAAAGTAGAGTTGTTTGTTTGGTTTATTTTGATAGGTAAAATAAATACTAAGAAAAGACTATGTAGATTAGGAGTGGTTAATCAGGATGATAATGTCTGTGTattatataaaaaagatattGAATATGTTCACCATTTATTCCTTGGTTGTGAGTTTACTTGGCAAATGTGGTGCGCTTGACTTGTTAATTTTAGCAGGCTATGGTCTATTCCTGTCACCTTGAAAGATCATTTTGAGAGCTGAACAGGAAGTTACCATAGGAAGGAGAAGTATAAAAAATGGTTAATGAGCTTCTTTGCGGTTATTTAAACgtctagttgaaaaaaatagaaaaatatttcaaaaCAAGGAATTAGGTGTGGAAAAAATTATCAACGCATTATTACAGAGTTTCAAGGAGCGAAGGAGAGTGGATCATTTTTGTTGTTGATAATAATGTTAGAGATGGAATAAACGTTTTAATTCTTTTCTACtttgttctttttcttgttttacttgtTGGTTCTTACTCCACTTGTTGTGTTGAGttactttgataaaaaaaaattataacacataattaatgcaattatagacacaattagttttaaattaaaattttaaaattgaaaacaaataaataaaaataaataaaaaatatttttagaactcCTTTCTATCTTAATTTGATTAATCAAtcataattgaatttttaaaactcCTTCATTCATGTTTTCTTAATTTGATTTGCATACAAAAGTGCTTTTAATATGTATTAAAACTAATTTTctacaaaatcaaaattaaatattcaaattaaCCTCAAACCTTGATTTTATGAGTTATGATATTTAGgattaagaaagaaaataatttttttttttataaaaatcaacTCGAACATTAacgtaataataaattaaattaaataacatatatttaaataaattaaattaaataattaatataataagttaattataattatttggttCAATAAAGTAAgttctataaataaaaaatattataaatatgccatgtaaaaagttataatatttttaaaattaataatcaaaatacataagatgaaaaaattaatacaaattaaaataaaataaatttatttattctaatcaaattaaataattaatataattgattagttataattaatgtggtcaaataaaatattaaataatttaatatttatctcaatcaaataaaaatataaaataaaaagtaatataaattaaaataaaattaattaatttattttaatcaactcaaataatcaatataattGACTAGTTATCGATAATGTGGTCaaatagaatattaaataatttgatatttatcttaattaaattaaataaataattaattaattaacacatttaaatgaatcaaataaaataaataaaaaataccttcaaaaatatgtcacgttaattatattattaattgcataaatttaattttaataatatataatagatataaaagaTGAAAGACAAAagttaaaatatcttcttattaataaattttaagaagAACCTGTTAATCATGTTTcacaaaaatattacaaaaaaattgaaacattaataaacaaaatagtaATCCTCTTAAaaactattaattaaaatatataaaaataatataaaataaccgAAAAACATATGATAACTATTttgtcaaatcaaataattaaatagtttactagttataattaatattattcacTTTAGTAATATAAGTACAACATGTTGaaacattaagaataaaattaaaattaaatgttaaattaaaattgaaacaaaataatatttcCTATCTTAATGCATAAGGTATGGGGTGAacaaatttggtataaaaatgtaaataatctccaatttgcattaaaaaaaaacaaataataaacaaacaaaacgCACGTACTTGCTTGAGAAAACCCAAAAAGAAGATGCGTAGAAGTCTTGAGAGAAAGCATTGAATATTCGGCGACACCACCAACCAGCCTTACTGCCAAGTGCCAACCCTCATCTTACTTTTTCAGATTCAATTTTATATCTTTTAGCTATTAATAATTAACATTTAATCAcctattttatttacttaaactgtacgaaaaattttaagaaaagaaattatCGGtacaaattaaattcattttaacttccttttatattttcattCAGTTTTTATACATAGGGTTGTAACTTTATGTCTTAgatgaacaaataaaaaaaaaaaaagtatagggtactaacatattatctgccaacttctgccaacttttatttatatttgtgttttatagaagtgtgttcgtagatgtgtctagtaattaatatattttaaatatatatataaagagacacatccagaaaatatatctataaagacacttttattaaacacagttataaaaaagacatttttattagacacatctacgaacacacttTCATGAAATACAATTataataagagttggcagaagttggcagatatattgttggtaacgtagcggaaccgataaaaaaaaatatatataacgaATAAAatttatctctaatatttttaaaataaaataaaagtttaattttaatttatttattaagtaaaaaattttatataattatttaattataattttttaagaatttagttAACATGTATTTTTAGGACACATGATAAATTTACTATtagtaaagattttaaattttttatttaatagacataaaataaatatattaaaaatttaaattttttgtatttttaataaaaaaatttaatttataattttaacatatatttttaaagaacaagataaatatttttttaaaataattatttatttcattaatatacgtaaatgtataaaaattaaattctaaaaataattaaatctttttattagttcttaattACGTCTTGTTTTGTTTTAATTAGTAAAACAATCATTTCTCATGCTTATCTCTGCCCGCCATATTTACATCCACGCCACGCTACTAAAAAGCTCGTGTCGCTCACGCGTCCTCTCATTGGTCCTTACTCTTACTCTAGAAGCTTCGTTAACTTCTATAACGATTCTGCATACACAACCACCTTAAAGGCTGCTACAAACATAAAATCTTAAATCTAAATCTAattcaaacttaaaaaaaaaggaaaaaaaaaacatttacatCGCATACCTCATTTGTCTTTGTCTTAGTATTGTATAAGCTCATcatctgttttcttttttcttcatgagctaatcttttttttttttcacttcacTCTTGTTAAAATTGGAATTTCCCAAATAAAATTCAGACAAAAATGGCGGCTTCTAATGACTCAGAGACAAAGATAGATGTTCAGTCCGTGCCGGCAAGCACGGAGGCAAGAAGTGGCGACCGCGGTGGCGATGGCATTGCAGGGATACTACAGCGTTATAGGAGGGAGGGTTTTGTTGAGAGAGGGTCTTTGTGTTTGAGAGGGCTTGCtcttgttttctcttttatttcttttttcgtTGTGGTCACCAATGAACATGGCGATTGGAAACAGTTTCACAAGTATCAGGAGTACAGGTCTGGATGCATAACCtctttttcaatcaatttcaTTGTTAATTTCAAGAGCATTTTTGAGAATTTTGAAGAAAGGATAATAGGTTTtaatgaaaatttgattttaaaagatattatttgtaaatCATTTCGGTTGATCAAGTATTCAACTCACTCGTTCGGAATCATGTTTTATATATGTAAGAAATCCATAAATTTAAACTAACTTAGATTTAGATGCTATTTAAATTTGTTCAATGGGTGAAGAAACTGAATGATTGATGTGAGAATTTTGAATAAAGAATGATGGGTTTTAATCAAAATTTGAGCTTTGTTCATTtgggattttgaaattaaatttgaatttgttgttatttggataataatatatataggtATTTGTTGGCCATAGCAATTCTTTCTAGTTTGTACACTGGAATCCAATGTTTTCGCCAAGTTTATGGGAAAAATATGATTCAACCAAATATTGCAGTTCTTGTTGATTTCTTTGGAGATCAGGTTAGACCTTTTCTTTTGTAATATTAATTTCTATGATGCTTTGATTGTTAACCCAATAATCAAGTTGAGTAATGAAATTGATAAGGTTGTGTAACTGTGCCTTTAAGGTTTCTTAAAtgattacttaaattaaatttggATGGacatataattaattttcaatgtatcattttatttaaatagatagttattttgaaggaaaaaaaatactaaaattttaccCATAGTATCTTCATTCTTCAGCCACAAATCTAGGTAGTTGGTAAAGCTAGAGTGGAATTTTGATAATTGAGACTCTTTTCAAGTAAGTAACCAATGAAACAAGAGTGTATTATTCTATTTAAAGAGAGAGAACTTTCAAGTTCGTTCTGAAAGCTTCTACAACATAATAATCATGAGAAAAAGAGAATATTTATTGACTTCTTTAGGGTGTCTGAATATTTATTGGCTTTAAACCTTTAACTTAGTTTTTCACTAACCTAGTGGATCCAAATTTGTGTAAACATAACAAATAAAAAACGTGTCcaatacaataatttattttctaaattcatATTATATCGGTATATTGCATAAATGTAGATCAGAAAAGTATAATAATAACATATGGATTAGGATATTTTGGTGGAAGTGAAAAGAATATTTTGGTGAGGACGAAAATAGAGAATTTCAGTGAAAGCGAAAAAAAGagtataattttgataaaattttttttattttataaaaatattactctctgtattaaaatgtttaaatttaacaaaatatctcTGTAATTTGTAAGGCTTTTCAATTCTACTAAAAAGAGCTTTTCGTCC contains:
- the LOC112751221 gene encoding CASP-like protein 4B4: MAASNDSETKIDVQSVPASTEARSGDRGGDGIAGILQRYRREGFVERGSLCLRGLALVFSFISFFVVVTNEHGDWKQFHKYQEYRYLLAIAILSSLYTGIQCFRQVYGKNMIQPNIAVLVDFFGDQIMAYLLISSASAAIPITNRMREGADNAFTDTSTAAISFSFFAFLCLAL